The following are encoded together in the Clostridium sp. BJN0013 genome:
- a CDS encoding PBSX family phage terminase large subunit: MKKVNPTKYEHDYLGAVTGTGGEVFRNLTIRKILDEEIKIFDKIRNGLDFGYTADPLTYVKTHYNKGKKRLYIFDEIYKVQLGNSKAVREIKEKNPLNIRITVDSEEPRTINEFRKLGLNIIGAIKGPDSIEHGIKYLSEEIEEIIIDSGRCPNTAREFLGYELEKDKEGNFKGEYPDKNNHTIDAVRYAIEMDILDLNNKKYSNKVYNKGKGVIKNTSEDPYNRRGGAVF, from the coding sequence TTGAAGAAAGTCAATCCTACTAAATATGAGCATGATTATTTAGGAGCTGTAACCGGAACTGGTGGGGAAGTATTTAGAAATCTTACCATAAGAAAAATATTGGATGAGGAAATAAAAATATTTGATAAGATTAGAAATGGTCTGGACTTTGGCTATACAGCAGATCCTTTGACTTATGTAAAGACACATTATAATAAAGGGAAAAAAAGGCTGTATATTTTTGATGAGATATATAAAGTTCAGTTAGGTAATAGTAAGGCAGTTAGGGAAATAAAAGAAAAGAATCCTCTGAATATAAGGATAACAGTCGATAGTGAAGAACCTAGAACTATAAATGAATTTAGGAAATTGGGATTAAATATAATAGGTGCCATAAAAGGTCCTGACAGCATTGAACATGGGATTAAATATTTAAGTGAAGAAATAGAAGAAATAATAATAGACTCTGGAAGATGTCCTAATACAGCTAGAGAATTTTTAGGCTATGAATTGGAAAAAGATAAGGAAGGAAATTTCAAAGGTGAATATCCTGATAAAAATAACCACACTATTGATGCAGTCAGATACGCCATTGAAATGGATATATTAGACCTTAATAATAAAAAATACAGTAATAAAGTTTATAACAAAGGAAAAGGTGTAATTAAAAATACATCTGAAGATCCTTACAATAGGAGAGGAGGTGCAGTATTCTAG
- a CDS encoding VOC family protein, whose translation MKIKKILTRLYVHDINAAIDFYKKLLNEDCDLRFEYAEMNLELAQIGNILILSGTDEALEPFKDTKATFLVDSAVEFREFLLKSGAIIIRDLKKVPTGMNLTVKHLDGTIIEYAEHNKNINSFNS comes from the coding sequence GTGAAAATAAAAAAAATACTAACTCGTTTGTATGTACATGATATAAATGCAGCTATAGATTTCTATAAAAAACTATTAAATGAAGATTGTGATTTAAGATTTGAGTATGCCGAAATGAATTTGGAATTAGCACAAATAGGAAATATATTAATTTTAAGTGGTACTGATGAAGCTTTAGAACCATTTAAGGATACAAAGGCAACTTTCTTAGTAGACTCTGCTGTTGAATTTAGAGAATTTTTATTAAAGAGTGGTGCTATAATTATTAGAGATTTAAAGAAGGTTCCAACAGGAATGAATTTGACCGTAAAACATTTAGACGGCACTATAATTGAATATGCTGAACATAATAAAAATATTAATTCGTTCAATTCTTAG
- a CDS encoding aspartyl-phosphate phosphatase Spo0E family protein → MSEIDNILSQIESLKRNLDNLITQKDSLLDPEIIIASQMLDSMLNKYSKIIKEKMDK, encoded by the coding sequence ATGTCTGAGATAGATAATATTCTATCACAAATAGAGTCTTTAAAAAGAAATCTTGACAATCTAATCACGCAGAAAGATAGTTTATTGGATCCAGAAATAATTATTGCAAGTCAAATGCTAGATTCAATGTTAAATAAATATAGTAAAATAATTAAAGAGAAAATGGATAAATAA
- a CDS encoding DUF6440 family protein — protein sequence MKDKRFETVFNQGVMEGYRIIVDRETGVNYLYISNGSSGGLTVLLDSEGKPVITKEQI from the coding sequence ATGAAAGATAAACGTTTTGAGACTGTATTTAACCAAGGGGTCATGGAAGGCTATAGGATAATAGTCGACAGAGAAACTGGAGTAAACTATTTATATATTAGCAATGGAAGTTCTGGAGGGCTGACTGTATTGCTCGATTCGGAAGGAAAACCGGTTATAACAAAGGAACAAATTTAA
- a CDS encoding glycerophosphodiester phosphodiesterase family protein, translated as MNKSVHRSFLLILSTLSIFLYASSKPSTIIFQNYPSKINDILNLKKIKVISHRAKCFIYQHENSMDGIKDSVNCKVNYAEIDVQETKDGVVILMHDKTLKSTTGLNKKINQLNYSEIKKLNTGALNLTGHISENIPTLEQVVKYSKGKLNLIIHIKPYGDTIGLTNKVIHIIKENNLINHCIIQSSNYTILTNIKKLDPNINTSYITTNPCINLYLMNVNFYSIKENLVTKNLVENIHNSNKKIYVWTVNNETSMHKLINLGVDGIITDNPKLLINIRNFTILKGRYPLY; from the coding sequence ATGAATAAATCTGTTCATAGAAGCTTTTTACTAATCTTAAGCACTCTGTCTATATTTTTATATGCTTCATCAAAACCCAGCACAATTATTTTTCAAAATTACCCAAGTAAAATAAATGATATCTTGAATCTTAAGAAAATAAAGGTTATTTCTCATAGAGCTAAATGTTTTATATATCAACATGAAAATTCTATGGATGGCATTAAAGATTCTGTAAACTGTAAAGTAAATTATGCTGAAATTGATGTTCAGGAAACAAAAGATGGAGTAGTAATATTAATGCATGATAAAACTTTAAAAAGTACAACAGGCTTAAATAAAAAAATTAATCAACTAAATTATAGTGAAATTAAAAAATTAAATACAGGAGCGTTAAATCTTACAGGTCATATATCTGAAAATATTCCCACTCTAGAACAAGTAGTAAAATATAGTAAAGGAAAACTTAATCTAATCATACATATTAAGCCTTATGGTGACACTATTGGTTTAACGAATAAAGTTATTCACATTATTAAAGAAAACAATTTAATTAACCACTGTATTATTCAATCTTCAAATTATACTATTCTAACTAATATAAAAAAATTAGATCCCAATATTAATACAAGTTATATAACAACCAATCCTTGTATTAATTTATATTTAATGAATGTAAATTTTTATAGTATAAAAGAAAATTTAGTAACAAAAAATTTAGTTGAAAACATCCATAATTCTAATAAAAAAATATATGTTTGGACAGTTAACAATGAAACTTCTATGCATAAGTTAATTAATTTAGGTGTTGATGGTATAATAACTGACAATCCTAAACTACTAATAAACATAAGAAATTTTACTATACTTAAAGGTAGATATCCCCTATATTAG
- a CDS encoding DUF3231 family protein, producing the protein MGNTTKIPLVSSEISGIWNSYMGENLVAHIIKYFSNRVDDDEICDILQHVLNLSNQRIELLTDLFNQEELPLPEGLTDSDVDVNAPRLFTDTLYLQYVAYEARAAVRSYSVILSRITRSDIRNYFSKCIQESAEVYNRTAELGLSKGIFVKAPQVEVPKEVEYVKNKSFILDKFGKKRPLLTSEITDIVSITNDTVIRKALLVGFNQVCKSKEVSNYISRVITLAIKQNDGFNSFLIDEGIPIGSSSDSYVTDSTISPFSDKLMLSKIFIMYRLKIGSIGIALGNIMRSDLKATYRKYLDEAMEYSKDGIDIMIDNEWFEQPPQAINHENLVEI; encoded by the coding sequence ATGGGAAACACCACAAAAATACCATTAGTTTCATCAGAAATATCAGGTATTTGGAACTCTTATATGGGTGAAAATTTAGTTGCGCACATAATTAAATATTTTTCTAACAGAGTTGATGATGATGAAATTTGTGATATTTTACAACATGTCTTAAATTTATCTAATCAGCGTATTGAATTATTAACTGATTTATTTAATCAGGAGGAACTACCTTTACCAGAAGGTCTTACAGATAGCGATGTCGATGTAAATGCTCCACGTTTATTTACTGACACTCTCTACTTGCAGTATGTAGCATATGAGGCAAGAGCAGCAGTACGTAGTTATAGTGTGATTTTAAGTCGTATAACACGTTCTGATATTAGAAATTACTTCTCAAAATGTATTCAAGAAAGTGCTGAAGTTTATAACAGAACGGCAGAGCTGGGCTTATCAAAGGGTATTTTTGTTAAAGCACCCCAGGTAGAAGTGCCTAAAGAAGTTGAATATGTAAAAAATAAAAGTTTTATTTTAGATAAGTTTGGAAAAAAGAGACCATTGCTTACCAGTGAAATAACTGACATTGTTTCCATCACGAATGATACTGTGATAAGAAAAGCTTTACTAGTTGGTTTCAATCAAGTATGTAAAAGTAAAGAAGTTTCTAATTATATATCAAGAGTTATAACTCTTGCAATTAAACAAAATGATGGTTTCAATTCATTCTTAATAGATGAAGGTATTCCAATTGGAAGTTCTTCAGATTCATATGTAACTGACTCAACAATTTCACCATTTTCAGATAAACTTATGTTAAGCAAAATTTTTATAATGTATAGGTTAAAGATAGGTAGTATAGGTATAGCATTGGGAAATATAATGAGAAGTGACTTGAAGGCTACCTACAGGAAATATCTAGATGAAGCTATGGAGTATTCTAAAGATGGTATAGATATCATGATTGATAATGAATGGTTTGAACAGCCTCCACAGGCAATAAACCATGAAAATTTGGTAGAAATTTGA
- a CDS encoding small, acid-soluble spore protein, alpha/beta type, producing the protein MARNNSNLVAPGAKVAKFKREPDKEIGIDSKEIYNGELTTRKAGTVGGNKNAKAYELKQ; encoded by the coding sequence ATGGCACGTAACAATAGTAATTTAGTAGCACCAGGAGCTAAAGTAGCTAAGTTCAAGAGAGAACCAGATAAAGAAATTGGAATAGATTCAAAGGAAATCTATAATGGAGAGCTAACTACCAGAAAAGCTGGAACAGTAGGCGGTAATAAAAATGCTAAGGCTTATGAGCTGAAACAGTAG
- a CDS encoding Spo0E family sporulation regulatory protein-aspartic acid phosphatase: MPEIEKLLKNIEILRKQLEDVIDKKQSNLIDEEVISMSKILDATLNQYNEILAEKLKK; encoded by the coding sequence ATGCCTGAAATAGAAAAACTACTGAAAAACATTGAAATATTAAGAAAGCAATTAGAAGATGTGATTGATAAAAAACAAAGCAATCTAATTGACGAGGAAGTAATTAGCATGAGTAAAATATTAGATGCTACATTAAATCAATACAATGAAATATTAGCAGAAAAGTTAAAGAAATAA
- the tnpA gene encoding IS200/IS605 family transposase, with amino-acid sequence MDSNSLSHTKWRCKYHVVFSPKYRRKEIYGEKRKEIGKILRKLCEWKGVEIIEANACEDHIHMLLSIPPKTSVSSFMGFLKGKSSLMIFERFSNLKYKYGNRHFWCRGFYVDTVGKNKKAIEEYIRNQQKEDMIADQVSMKEYMDPFKGSK; translated from the coding sequence ATGGACAGTAATAGTTTATCACATACTAAATGGAGATGTAAATATCATGTAGTATTTTCACCCAAATATAGAAGAAAAGAAATATATGGAGAAAAAAGAAAAGAGATAGGAAAAATATTAAGGAAACTTTGTGAATGGAAAGGTGTAGAAATAATAGAGGCGAATGCATGTGAAGATCATATACATATGCTTTTATCGATACCACCAAAGACAAGTGTTTCAAGTTTTATGGGATTCTTGAAGGGAAAAAGTAGTCTAATGATATTTGAGAGATTTTCAAATTTAAAATATAAATATGGAAATAGGCACTTTTGGTGCAGAGGATTCTATGTAGACACAGTTGGAAAAAATAAAAAAGCAATAGAAGAATATATAAGAAATCAACAGAAAGAAGATATGATCGCCGACCAAGTAAGTATGAAGGAATACATGGACCCTTTTAAGGGTAGCAAGTAA
- a CDS encoding nitroreductase family protein yields the protein MMNEALQVLKTRRSCRKYQQKQIKKEELDAILEVGTYAPTGMGKQSPIIVVIQDQETITKLSKLNAAVMGSMSDPFYGAPTLLVVFADRKVTTYVEDGALVIGNMLNAAHAIGVDSCFVYRAKEMFETEEGRALLKKWGIQEDHVGIGNCILGYAAEIGVAPAAPRKKDYIIRV from the coding sequence ATGATGAATGAAGCTTTACAGGTTCTAAAGACCAGAAGAAGTTGCAGAAAATATCAACAAAAGCAGATCAAAAAGGAGGAGCTGGATGCTATTCTTGAAGTTGGTACTTATGCACCAACGGGTATGGGCAAGCAATCACCGATTATCGTAGTCATACAGGACCAAGAAACAATTACAAAACTTTCTAAATTAAATGCAGCTGTTATGGGAAGCATGTCTGACCCATTTTATGGGGCACCAACTCTACTTGTTGTCTTTGCTGATAGAAAAGTAACAACCTATGTTGAAGATGGAGCGCTTGTTATAGGAAACATGTTGAATGCCGCTCATGCTATTGGTGTGGATTCCTGCTTTGTTTACAGAGCAAAAGAAATGTTTGAAACCGAAGAAGGTAGAGCCTTGTTAAAGAAATGGGGAATTCAAGAGGATCATGTTGGAATCGGTAATTGTATTCTAGGATATGCTGCTGAGATAGGCGTTGCTCCAGCTGCACCAAGGAAAAAGGATTATATTATCCGGGTTTAA
- a CDS encoding terminase small subunit — protein sequence MKSNVTNKNKSINQEPMCEEVKEVLNNPQLTDKQRLFCIYYPKCFNATKAAKKAGYSEDTAYSIGWELLKKPEIKAEIQRLKQNKLNRAMLDPDDIFQRYLDIAFACITDYVSFGQKTLIMRDKKTGEPLLDNEGNKIEYQYSYVDFKESNQVDGSLISEVKQGKDGISIKLHDAMKALDWLSKHMDMATEEQRLRLEKLRVEIDKVKGNKEATSNTVQIVDDIND from the coding sequence TTGAAAAGTAACGTTACTAACAAAAATAAAAGTATAAATCAAGAGCCAATGTGCGAGGAAGTTAAAGAGGTTTTAAATAACCCTCAACTTACTGATAAGCAAAGGCTCTTTTGTATTTATTATCCCAAATGTTTTAATGCAACAAAGGCAGCTAAGAAGGCAGGATATTCAGAAGACACGGCCTATTCTATAGGTTGGGAGTTATTGAAAAAACCTGAAATAAAAGCTGAAATACAAAGGCTGAAACAAAACAAGCTCAACAGGGCAATGCTGGACCCTGATGATATATTCCAGAGGTACTTGGATATAGCTTTTGCCTGTATCACTGATTATGTTTCCTTTGGGCAAAAGACACTGATTATGAGAGATAAGAAAACAGGAGAGCCTCTATTGGACAATGAAGGCAATAAAATAGAATATCAATACAGCTATGTTGATTTTAAAGAATCCAACCAGGTAGATGGCTCCTTAATAAGTGAAGTTAAGCAGGGCAAGGATGGCATAAGTATAAAACTTCATGACGCAATGAAAGCCCTTGACTGGTTATCAAAACACATGGATATGGCAACAGAGGAACAAAGGTTGAGGCTGGAAAAGCTTAGGGTTGAGATTGATAAGGTTAAAGGTAATAAGGAAGCTACTTCTAATACAGTTCAAATAGTGGATGATATAAATGATTAA
- a CDS encoding DUF1540 domain-containing protein, with the protein MSSPKMEVKCGVDCCNYWRDNCCHASSLEVNPMTGKNKPNTSDDTSCTTFKPSSK; encoded by the coding sequence ATGAGTTCTCCTAAAATGGAAGTCAAATGTGGTGTTGATTGTTGTAATTATTGGAGGGATAATTGCTGCCATGCCAGTTCTTTAGAAGTTAACCCAATGACAGGTAAAAATAAGCCTAATACTAGTGACGATACAAGTTGTACAACATTTAAACCATCATCTAAATAG
- a CDS encoding Spo0E family sporulation regulatory protein-aspartic acid phosphatase, with product MKKIKLILKKLERQRELLEQEMNQSEDLSSPEIIKESQKLDLILNEYASAIRSLKI from the coding sequence ATGAAAAAAATCAAGTTAATACTAAAAAAATTAGAAAGACAACGAGAGTTACTTGAACAGGAAATGAATCAAAGCGAAGATTTATCTAGTCCTGAAATAATTAAGGAAAGTCAAAAGTTAGATTTAATTTTAAATGAATACGCAAGTGCCATTAGGAGTTTAAAAATATAA
- a CDS encoding cytochrome P450, with protein MPVNELIAHDKGLDNTFNLLKEGYLFIKNRIDQYQSDLFETHLLGQKVICMTGEEAAKVFYDPGRFQRNGAAPKRVQKTLFGENGIQTMDGETHTHRKNLFKSLTTSLYQRHLAELTLEKWQASVDKWEDTEKVVLFDEAKEILCQAACQWAGVPLLKSEVKDRAEDFGAMVDAFGAVGLRHWKGRRARNRTEDWIKGIIEDVRGGKIKAEEGSALYAMAFHRELDGSQMNNQMAAVELINILRPIVAISTYITFAALALHEHPECKEKLISDDNNYFEMFIQEVRRFYPFTPFLGARVRKNFIWNEYEFNEGMLVLLDIYGTNHDPCIWKNPDEFHPERFKEWKGSLFDFIPQGGGDPAKTHRCPGEGITIEIMKTSLNFLINRIEFEVPEQDLSYSLVRIPTFPESGFVMTNIKRKIQTMDK; from the coding sequence ATGCCAGTAAACGAATTAATCGCACATGATAAAGGCCTTGACAACACTTTCAATCTACTGAAAGAGGGCTATTTGTTTATAAAAAACAGGATCGACCAGTATCAGTCTGACTTGTTTGAAACTCACTTACTAGGACAAAAAGTAATTTGCATGACCGGAGAAGAAGCAGCAAAGGTGTTTTACGATCCAGGACGGTTTCAACGAAATGGTGCAGCGCCCAAGCGAGTACAAAAAACATTATTTGGCGAGAATGGAATCCAGACTATGGACGGAGAAACGCACACTCATCGTAAGAATCTCTTTAAGTCGCTGACTACCTCACTGTATCAAAGGCATCTGGCTGAACTCACATTGGAGAAGTGGCAAGCTTCTGTTGACAAATGGGAAGATACGGAGAAGGTTGTACTCTTTGATGAAGCAAAGGAAATCTTATGTCAGGCAGCATGCCAGTGGGCTGGGGTTCCACTGCTGAAATCTGAAGTAAAGGATAGAGCGGAGGACTTTGGTGCAATGGTTGATGCTTTCGGAGCGGTTGGACTGAGACATTGGAAAGGCAGAAGAGCAAGAAATAGGACTGAAGATTGGATAAAAGGTATTATAGAGGATGTCCGAGGTGGTAAGATAAAGGCCGAAGAGGGTTCAGCACTTTATGCCATGGCTTTTCACAGGGAACTTGATGGCAGTCAAATGAACAACCAAATGGCTGCCGTAGAACTTATTAACATACTGCGACCAATTGTTGCTATTTCAACCTACATTACTTTTGCAGCTTTAGCACTACATGAGCATCCAGAGTGTAAAGAAAAGCTAATTTCAGATGACAACAACTATTTTGAAATGTTTATACAGGAAGTTCGTCGCTTTTACCCCTTTACACCTTTTCTTGGTGCAAGAGTTCGAAAAAATTTTATTTGGAATGAATACGAATTTAACGAGGGAATGCTTGTGTTGCTTGACATATACGGTACGAATCACGATCCATGTATATGGAAGAATCCTGATGAATTCCACCCAGAGAGATTTAAGGAATGGAAGGGTAGTTTGTTTGATTTTATACCACAAGGTGGAGGTGACCCTGCCAAGACACACCGATGCCCAGGTGAGGGTATCACCATTGAAATTATGAAAACCAGCCTGAATTTCCTTATCAATAGAATTGAATTTGAAGTTCCAGAGCAAGATTTAAGCTATAGTTTGGTAAGAATACCGACATTTCCTGAAAGTGGATTTGTTATGACCAATATTAAAAGAAAAATTCAAACTATGGATAAATAA